The following are encoded in a window of Haloarcula halophila genomic DNA:
- the malQ gene encoding 4-alpha-glucanotransferase: protein MEFERSSGIFLHLTSLPGPDGVGTLGDPAEQFVDYLASAGQGLWQICPLGPTDGAFGNSPYQTHSSFAGNLLLISLDGLVADGWLTDDDLADRPDFDEHWVEYDRVGEYKQRKLRTAFDRFRETAGESENQALDQFAADNDGWLADYALFRALKDHFGGDGWTQWPADAKQRDPDALARYRDELSEEIRFREFVQFCFDRQWRRVHEYANEHGVRIIGDMPIYMGMDSADVWANPELFDLDEDNEPAAVAGMPTNPDSDGTGQRWGNPLYDWDAMAADGYEWWIERFEALLSRVDITRVDHFKGFERYWAIPADAPAAADGEWREGPGKELFEAVESALGELPIIVENLGGITPELRELRESLGAPGMNVALYADWCTEDHMYMPHVYPQDSVAYTSTHDTNTVMGWYRDEISDRQRDCLHFYMDSDGHEINWDVVEAVWAADSILAITQMQDLLGLGSETRFNTPGTAEGNWTWRITEGGYDQGVAQRLRAVTERHARD from the coding sequence ATGGAGTTCGAGCGGTCGAGCGGGATCTTCCTGCATCTCACGTCGCTACCGGGCCCAGACGGGGTCGGGACGCTCGGTGACCCGGCCGAACAGTTCGTCGACTACCTCGCCTCGGCCGGCCAAGGGCTGTGGCAGATCTGTCCGCTGGGGCCGACCGACGGCGCCTTCGGGAACTCCCCGTACCAGACTCACTCGTCGTTCGCCGGCAACCTGCTGTTGATCAGTCTCGATGGACTCGTCGCCGACGGGTGGCTGACCGACGACGACCTCGCCGACCGGCCCGACTTCGACGAGCACTGGGTGGAGTACGACCGTGTCGGCGAGTACAAACAGCGGAAGCTGCGGACCGCGTTCGACCGGTTCCGGGAGACCGCCGGCGAGAGCGAGAACCAAGCGCTGGACCAGTTCGCCGCCGACAACGACGGCTGGCTGGCCGACTACGCGCTCTTCCGGGCGCTGAAAGACCACTTCGGCGGCGACGGCTGGACACAGTGGCCCGCCGACGCCAAACAGCGCGACCCCGACGCTCTCGCCCGATACCGAGACGAACTGTCCGAGGAGATCCGCTTCCGGGAGTTCGTCCAGTTCTGCTTCGACCGCCAGTGGCGACGCGTCCACGAGTACGCGAACGAGCACGGCGTCCGGATCATCGGAGATATGCCGATCTACATGGGGATGGACAGCGCGGACGTCTGGGCGAACCCGGAGCTGTTCGACCTGGACGAGGACAACGAGCCCGCTGCCGTCGCCGGGATGCCGACGAATCCGGACAGCGACGGCACCGGCCAGCGCTGGGGCAACCCACTGTACGACTGGGACGCGATGGCAGCGGACGGCTACGAGTGGTGGATCGAGCGGTTCGAGGCGCTGCTCTCTCGGGTCGACATCACCCGCGTCGACCACTTCAAGGGGTTCGAGCGCTACTGGGCCATCCCGGCGGACGCCCCGGCTGCCGCCGACGGCGAGTGGCGTGAAGGCCCCGGAAAGGAACTGTTCGAGGCCGTCGAGTCGGCGCTGGGCGAACTCCCGATCATCGTCGAGAACCTCGGCGGGATCACCCCGGAACTCCGCGAGTTGCGCGAGTCGCTGGGTGCCCCGGGCATGAACGTGGCCCTCTACGCCGACTGGTGTACCGAGGACCACATGTACATGCCCCACGTCTACCCGCAGGACTCGGTGGCCTACACCTCCACCCACGACACGAACACCGTGATGGGGTGGTACCGCGACGAGATCAGCGACCGCCAGCGGGACTGTCTGCACTTCTACATGGATTCGGACGGTCACGAGATCAACTGGGACGTCGTCGAAGCCGTCTGGGCGGCCGATTCGATCCTCGCGATCACGCAGATGCAGGACCTGCTCGGGTTGGGTAGCGAGACGCGGTTCAACACACCCGGGACCGCCGAGGGTAACTGGACCTGGCGGATCACCGAGGGCGGCTACGACCAGGGTGTCGCCCAGCGACTTCGAGCCGTGACCGAACGCCACGCGCGGGACTGA
- a CDS encoding AMP-binding protein, whose product MVDRSAPQEWVGAWSEKRAALTPEREGLVDATTGERFTYADLDRRANRAVRLLREYGVGTGDSVAVVSRNRPAVVDLFFATAKTGSTLAPLSHRLAPPELGELLARVDPTVLAVEAPFAADVASALDEGGVDPAVLTLGSDDGDALDGFREPVPYGDAVPADDSSVETPPVAPEDPHLLLHTGGSTGTPKETVLTHEGIVWNSVNTITAWGLRDDDVTPMVFPMFHTGGWNVVTVPLWHMGGTVVIAREFDPGQVLSVIDEEGGTVLVAVPAVLRMMTDHDRWETADLSQLRFAKSGGGPCRQSVMETWWDRGVDLSQGYGLTECGPNNFAMPDGWPREKADAVGKPALHVDARIVDDDGDPVQQGEIGELVLRSPHAAAGYLDNPEETAATFGTFVATGDLAREDADGYYHIEGRKKEMYVSGGENVYPAEVEDAIADHPDVEEVVVIPVPDDQWGQVGKAVVQGDDALTLADLRGFLDDRLAGFKHPRHLAFVEEMPTSGPSKIDRQAVEAQFGEE is encoded by the coding sequence ATGGTTGATCGATCGGCCCCCCAGGAGTGGGTCGGCGCCTGGAGCGAGAAACGGGCCGCGTTGACCCCCGAGCGGGAGGGGCTGGTCGACGCGACCACCGGCGAGCGGTTCACCTACGCCGACCTGGACCGGCGGGCCAACCGAGCAGTCCGTCTCCTCCGGGAGTACGGCGTCGGGACGGGCGACAGCGTCGCCGTCGTCTCGCGCAACCGACCGGCAGTGGTCGACCTGTTCTTCGCCACCGCCAAGACCGGCAGCACGCTCGCGCCGCTCTCCCACCGCCTTGCACCGCCCGAACTCGGCGAACTACTGGCCCGCGTCGACCCGACGGTCCTCGCGGTCGAAGCGCCGTTCGCGGCGGATGTCGCGTCGGCACTCGACGAAGGCGGCGTCGACCCTGCCGTCCTCACGCTGGGAAGCGATGATGGAGACGCCCTCGATGGGTTCCGCGAGCCGGTGCCGTACGGCGACGCAGTTCCGGCGGACGACTCCTCCGTCGAGACGCCACCCGTCGCGCCCGAGGACCCCCATCTCCTGTTGCACACCGGCGGCTCGACCGGGACGCCGAAAGAGACGGTTCTCACACACGAAGGAATCGTCTGGAACTCGGTCAACACGATCACGGCCTGGGGGTTGCGCGACGACGACGTGACGCCGATGGTGTTTCCGATGTTCCACACCGGCGGCTGGAACGTCGTCACGGTCCCGCTGTGGCACATGGGCGGGACCGTCGTCATCGCCCGGGAGTTCGATCCCGGACAGGTCCTCTCGGTCATCGACGAAGAGGGGGGGACCGTCCTCGTCGCCGTCCCGGCCGTGTTGCGGATGATGACCGACCACGACCGCTGGGAGACGGCCGACCTCTCGCAACTGCGCTTCGCCAAGTCCGGCGGCGGCCCCTGCCGGCAGTCGGTCATGGAGACGTGGTGGGACCGGGGCGTCGACCTCTCCCAGGGGTACGGCCTCACGGAGTGTGGCCCCAACAACTTCGCGATGCCCGACGGCTGGCCCCGCGAGAAAGCCGATGCTGTCGGGAAACCGGCGCTCCACGTCGACGCCCGGATCGTCGACGACGACGGCGACCCGGTCCAGCAGGGCGAGATCGGCGAACTCGTCCTCCGATCACCCCACGCCGCCGCCGGCTATCTCGACAATCCCGAGGAGACTGCTGCGACCTTCGGGACGTTCGTCGCGACCGGCGACCTCGCCCGAGAGGACGCCGACGGTTACTACCACATCGAGGGTCGCAAGAAGGAGATGTACGTCAGCGGCGGCGAGAACGTCTATCCCGCCGAAGTAGAGGACGCTATCGCCGACCATCCCGATGTCGAGGAAGTCGTCGTGATCCCGGTCCCCGACGACCAGTGGGGGCAGGTCGGGAAAGCCGTCGTCCAGGGCGACGACGCCCTGACGCTGGCTGACCTCCGCGGGTTCCTGGACGACCGACTGGCCGGCTTCAAACACCCGCGACACCTCGCGTTCGTCGAGGAGATGCCCACGAGCGGCCCGTCGAAGATCGATCGACAGGCTGTGGAAGCCCAGTTCGGCGAGGAATGA
- a CDS encoding alpha/beta fold hydrolase translates to MPYANNDGVRLAYEREGPGDAETVVFVEGLGYGRWMWRWQHRAVSDDYESIRWDNRGTGESDEPDGPYTVPEMASDLEAVLDHAGVESAHVVGASMGGMIAQQYALEYDRARSLTLMCTSPGGPEEVPIPEETLERMFGVPEDADEREAIRYKMRPAVTEGFWADNQELIDRIVEWRLDSDASEQARTWQAAGVEAFDVHDRLGEITQPTLLVHGTADRVVPYENGELLAEGLPDVEFVTLEGAPHLLFIERRERVTDRLLEFLDDG, encoded by the coding sequence ATGCCGTATGCGAACAACGACGGCGTCCGCCTGGCCTACGAACGCGAGGGACCGGGCGACGCCGAGACAGTCGTCTTCGTCGAGGGACTGGGCTATGGTCGGTGGATGTGGCGCTGGCAACACCGGGCCGTCAGCGACGACTACGAGAGCATCCGCTGGGACAACCGCGGCACCGGGGAGTCCGACGAACCGGACGGCCCGTACACCGTCCCGGAGATGGCGAGTGACCTCGAAGCCGTCCTGGACCACGCCGGCGTCGAATCGGCACACGTCGTCGGCGCGAGCATGGGCGGGATGATCGCCCAGCAGTACGCACTGGAGTACGACCGCGCCCGTTCGCTGACGCTGATGTGTACCTCACCGGGCGGTCCCGAGGAGGTCCCCATTCCCGAGGAGACGCTGGAACGGATGTTCGGCGTCCCCGAAGACGCCGACGAGCGGGAGGCGATCCGGTACAAGATGCGCCCGGCCGTGACCGAGGGGTTCTGGGCCGACAACCAGGAGTTGATCGACCGGATCGTCGAGTGGCGACTGGACAGCGACGCCAGCGAGCAGGCCCGGACCTGGCAGGCCGCGGGCGTCGAGGCCTTCGACGTCCACGACCGACTCGGCGAGATCACACAGCCGACGCTGCTCGTGCACGGTACCGCCGACCGCGTCGTCCCCTACGAGAACGGCGAACTGCTGGCCGAAGGGCTTCCCGACGTGGAGTTCGTCACGTTAGAGGGCGCCCCTCACCTCCTGTTCATCGAGCGCCGGGAACGGGTCACCGACCGCCTGCTGGAGTTTCTCGACGATGGTTGA
- a CDS encoding 3-oxoacyl-ACP synthase: MTVHVTGLGTYLPEPTMTAEAIADRSEVPEAVVREKMGVRRKHVCPPDADHPSEMCVAAAREALDDAGIGADTLDMVRYHGSEYKDHVVWNAAAAVAEEIGATGASATESYALCAGFPVALREAKALLAAEPATERVLLVAASREEDLVDYDDGDTSFMFNFGSGATAAVLEADAGDRALASVRESASLTDGSFARDVIVPAGGSVRPASRETVETGAHSLRVPDHESMKERLAEGSLPNFRSVATDALDRSGYGIDEIDFAAITHMKRSFHEYLCSELGLADDQHRYLDDYGHVQSCDQVLALTECRDERDDGDVVLCLAAGTGYTWAASVLEWTA; this comes from the coding sequence ATGACCGTCCACGTCACCGGGCTGGGGACCTACCTCCCCGAGCCGACGATGACCGCCGAGGCGATCGCCGACCGGAGCGAGGTTCCCGAAGCCGTCGTCCGCGAGAAGATGGGGGTCCGTCGGAAACACGTCTGCCCGCCCGACGCCGACCATCCCTCGGAGATGTGTGTCGCGGCGGCCCGGGAGGCACTCGATGACGCCGGCATCGGTGCCGATACGCTGGACATGGTCCGGTACCACGGGAGCGAGTACAAGGACCACGTGGTCTGGAACGCCGCGGCCGCCGTCGCCGAGGAGATCGGTGCGACCGGGGCCAGTGCGACCGAGAGCTACGCGCTCTGTGCCGGCTTCCCCGTCGCACTCAGGGAAGCGAAGGCGTTGCTGGCCGCCGAGCCGGCGACCGAGCGGGTGCTGCTGGTCGCCGCCAGCCGCGAGGAGGACCTGGTCGACTACGACGACGGCGACACCTCCTTCATGTTCAACTTCGGCAGCGGTGCGACGGCCGCGGTCCTCGAAGCCGACGCCGGCGACCGGGCGCTCGCCAGCGTCCGGGAGAGCGCGAGCCTGACCGACGGGAGTTTCGCCAGAGACGTGATCGTCCCGGCCGGCGGAAGCGTCCGCCCGGCGAGCCGCGAGACGGTCGAGACTGGCGCGCACTCCCTCCGAGTTCCCGACCACGAGTCGATGAAGGAACGCCTCGCCGAGGGGAGCCTGCCGAACTTCAGATCGGTCGCTACCGACGCACTGGACCGGTCGGGGTACGGAATCGACGAGATCGACTTCGCCGCGATCACTCACATGAAGCGGTCGTTCCACGAGTACCTGTGTTCGGAGCTCGGGCTGGCCGACGACCAGCACCGGTATCTCGACGACTACGGCCACGTCCAGAGCTGTGACCAGGTGCTCGCGCTGACGGAGTGTCGGGACGAGAGAGACGACGGCGACGTGGTCCTCTGTCTCGCGGCCGGCACCGGCTACACCTGGGCGGCGAGTGTCCTAGAGTGGACCGCATAG
- a CDS encoding branched-chain amino acid ABC transporter permease — MYHTLLNSPVQYEAEMLLPTVETMVGVLYFGLFAMSFDFISGYTGYLSFGHAAFYGTGAYTVILVANGKFPLLGPETPFMLSLLVAGLLAVVVALLVGLVSFRLSGVYFAMITLGFAQVLYVFIRGWDYVARNPRDGPAVGPSHASGFDIGVPWVDQLNLAIGVLTGDEVSLLGTTLSGTTVSFYMVGLVVLVCYFAMQRIIHSPFGRVMIAIRENEERAVAIGYNTYVYKLAAFCMSGFFAGIAGALFAGFRRSASPENSFYFLVSGDALLASIIGGFGTLAGPLYGRLFDETVREFLSKSGQGGGLLPYLRLLLGEGTLSTPVVGGMTVGGLIDTLLNGHASLYVGVVFVLFVLYVPDGLLGTIRNRIGGTFADALPAKLRDEEE; from the coding sequence ATCTACCACACGCTGTTGAACTCGCCGGTCCAGTACGAGGCCGAGATGCTGTTGCCGACCGTCGAGACGATGGTCGGTGTGCTGTATTTCGGCCTGTTCGCGATGTCGTTTGACTTCATCAGCGGCTACACCGGCTACCTCTCCTTTGGCCACGCGGCCTTCTACGGGACCGGTGCCTACACCGTCATCCTCGTCGCGAACGGGAAGTTCCCGCTCCTGGGGCCGGAGACGCCCTTCATGCTCTCGCTGCTGGTCGCGGGGCTGCTGGCCGTCGTCGTCGCCCTGCTGGTCGGCCTAGTCTCGTTCCGGCTCTCGGGCGTGTACTTCGCGATGATCACGCTGGGGTTCGCCCAGGTGCTGTACGTGTTCATCCGGGGCTGGGACTACGTCGCTCGTAACCCCCGTGACGGTCCCGCCGTCGGCCCAAGCCACGCCAGCGGCTTCGATATCGGCGTCCCGTGGGTCGACCAGCTCAACCTCGCGATCGGTGTTCTCACCGGCGACGAGGTGTCGCTGCTGGGGACGACGCTGTCGGGGACGACTGTCTCGTTCTACATGGTCGGTCTCGTGGTACTGGTCTGTTACTTCGCGATGCAGCGGATCATCCACTCGCCGTTCGGTCGCGTGATGATCGCCATTCGGGAAAACGAGGAACGGGCGGTCGCGATCGGCTACAACACCTACGTCTACAAGCTGGCCGCCTTCTGTATGAGCGGCTTCTTCGCGGGCATCGCCGGTGCCCTGTTCGCCGGCTTCAGACGGTCGGCCAGTCCCGAGAACTCCTTCTACTTCCTGGTCTCCGGTGACGCCCTCCTCGCGAGTATCATCGGCGGGTTCGGGACGCTCGCCGGCCCGCTGTACGGTCGGCTGTTCGACGAGACGGTCCGCGAGTTCCTCTCGAAGTCCGGGCAGGGTGGCGGGTTGCTCCCGTACCTCCGCCTACTACTCGGCGAGGGGACGCTGTCGACGCCGGTCGTCGGCGGGATGACCGTCGGTGGCCTCATCGACACGCTGTTGAACGGCCACGCCAGCCTCTACGTCGGTGTCGTGTTCGTGCTGTTCGTCCTCTACGTCCCCGACGGCCTGCTGGGGACGATCAGAAACCGCATCGGCGGGACCTTCGCCGACGCTCTCCCGGCGAAACTCCGGGACGAGGAGGAATGA
- a CDS encoding branched-chain amino acid ABC transporter permease yields the protein MILETLGEFLTIPELGTVVVNGLAKSALYVMIASGLTLIFGLMGVLNFAHGSLTMVGAYLGGLVMVTAVGQATGSVTRLAVFFVAILLVFAVLTVLGGAIETTLIRPLYDRPPIYQILLTFGLTLVIDEIVRIVLGVFGMQPISDWQAALATKPQFLREPAAVVGISVRWLAVFQIVLGVATVVGIWAFLTKTRYGLYIRAGSEDSEMAAALGIDVRQVFTVVFALGIGLAGAAGTLLMWDATWGASVPLAAETLLPAFIVVIVGGLGTFRGTVVAAVVVGMTDSVMTWWFQNYIQFTGLPELVLFLVLVVTLIVRPQGLFGVEGVGGH from the coding sequence ATGATCCTCGAAACGCTCGGGGAGTTCCTGACGATCCCGGAACTCGGGACGGTCGTCGTCAACGGGCTGGCCAAGTCCGCGCTGTACGTGATGATCGCCAGCGGACTGACGCTGATCTTCGGACTGATGGGCGTGTTGAACTTCGCACACGGTTCGCTGACGATGGTCGGTGCCTACCTGGGCGGGCTGGTGATGGTCACGGCCGTCGGGCAGGCGACCGGATCGGTGACCCGGCTGGCGGTGTTTTTCGTCGCCATCCTGCTGGTCTTCGCCGTGCTCACCGTCCTGGGCGGGGCCATCGAGACCACGCTCATCCGGCCGCTGTACGACCGGCCGCCGATCTACCAGATACTGCTGACTTTCGGCCTGACGCTCGTGATCGACGAGATCGTCCGCATCGTCCTGGGCGTGTTCGGGATGCAGCCGATCTCGGACTGGCAGGCGGCGCTGGCGACGAAACCGCAGTTCCTCCGTGAGCCCGCGGCCGTCGTCGGGATCAGCGTCCGCTGGCTGGCCGTCTTCCAGATCGTTCTCGGAGTCGCTACCGTGGTGGGCATCTGGGCGTTCCTCACCAAGACCCGGTACGGGCTATACATCCGTGCCGGCAGCGAGGACTCCGAGATGGCCGCGGCGCTGGGGATCGACGTCCGGCAGGTGTTCACCGTCGTCTTCGCGCTGGGGATCGGACTAGCCGGTGCGGCCGGGACCCTGTTGATGTGGGACGCGACGTGGGGCGCGAGCGTCCCGCTCGCGGCGGAGACGCTGCTGCCGGCGTTCATCGTCGTCATCGTCGGCGGCCTAGGGACCTTCCGCGGGACCGTCGTCGCCGCCGTCGTCGTCGGGATGACCGACTCGGTGATGACCTGGTGGTTCCAGAACTACATCCAGTTCACCGGGCTGCCGGAACTGGTCCTGTTCCTGGTGCTCGTGGTGACGCTGATCGTCAGGCCACAGGGGTTGTTCGGCGTCGAGGGGGTGGGTGGCCATTAG
- a CDS encoding ABC transporter ATP-binding protein, translating to MSLLELSGVNTYYGDSHILQGIDLTVAESEVVALVGRNGVGKTTTLRSILQLTPPREGEITFRGESLVGLETHEVADRGVGWIPEERRIFGQLTVEENLRAAIPDTDSISEGLTLAFDAFPILEERRRQDAGTLSGGQQQMLAIARGLVGENDLLLVDEPSEGLAPQIVADVAEALSEASAEATILLVEQNLPLALDLSDRFYIVDHGVVVDDGDSNAVSADDERFRRYLSA from the coding sequence ATGAGCCTGCTGGAACTCTCGGGAGTCAACACCTACTACGGCGACAGCCACATCCTCCAGGGGATCGACCTGACCGTCGCGGAGAGCGAGGTCGTCGCGCTGGTCGGGCGCAACGGCGTCGGGAAGACGACGACGCTGCGCTCGATCCTCCAGTTGACCCCGCCACGGGAGGGGGAGATCACGTTCCGGGGAGAATCACTTGTCGGGTTGGAGACTCACGAGGTCGCCGACCGCGGCGTCGGCTGGATCCCTGAAGAACGCCGTATCTTCGGGCAGTTGACCGTCGAGGAGAACCTCCGGGCGGCGATCCCCGATACGGATTCGATCTCCGAGGGACTCACGCTGGCCTTCGACGCCTTCCCGATCCTCGAAGAGCGACGCCGCCAGGACGCCGGCACGCTCTCGGGGGGCCAACAGCAGATGCTCGCCATCGCCCGCGGATTGGTCGGCGAGAACGACCTCCTACTGGTCGACGAACCCAGTGAGGGGCTGGCCCCACAGATCGTCGCGGACGTGGCCGAGGCGCTCTCGGAAGCGAGTGCCGAAGCGACGATCCTGCTCGTCGAGCAGAACCTCCCGCTGGCGCTCGACCTCTCGGATCGGTTCTACATCGTCGACCACGGGGTCGTCGTCGACGACGGGGACTCGAACGCGGTCTCGGCCGACGACGAGCGGTTCAGGAGGTATCTGTCCGCATGA
- a CDS encoding ABC transporter ATP-binding protein: MLRTRDLTKRFGGLTAVDDVSFELGDELCSLIGPNGAGKTTFFNLLTGVLEPSDGTVELRRDEQWDDITDAPPHETAQRGIHRSYQVTSVFPNSTVLENVRVAEQAHGSDSTRFWRNVDHFEEYTERAHEILDRVGLADRAHDPPSTLSHGAKRKLEVGMALAGDPSVLLLDEPNAGVSSESVDEVRDLIEDVAEDHAVLLVEHNMDIVMDVSERVVVLHQGAVIADGPPEAVRADPDVQSAYLGGYEPGSLDEGDESTGEGGVA, translated from the coding sequence ATGCTCAGAACGCGGGACCTCACGAAGCGGTTCGGCGGTCTGACCGCCGTCGACGACGTATCGTTCGAACTCGGCGACGAACTCTGTTCGCTCATCGGACCCAACGGAGCCGGCAAGACGACGTTCTTCAACCTCCTGACGGGAGTGTTGGAGCCCAGCGACGGGACCGTCGAACTCCGGCGGGACGAGCAGTGGGACGACATCACCGACGCGCCGCCACACGAGACGGCCCAGCGGGGCATCCACCGGTCGTACCAGGTGACCTCGGTGTTCCCCAACAGCACCGTCCTCGAGAACGTTCGGGTTGCAGAACAGGCCCACGGCAGTGATTCGACCCGCTTCTGGCGCAACGTCGATCACTTCGAGGAGTATACCGAGCGCGCACACGAGATTCTGGACCGCGTGGGGTTAGCGGACCGGGCTCACGACCCTCCGAGCACGCTCAGTCACGGCGCCAAGCGAAAACTCGAAGTCGGGATGGCACTGGCCGGCGATCCGTCGGTCCTGTTGCTGGACGAACCCAACGCCGGCGTCTCCTCCGAGAGCGTCGACGAGGTCCGCGACCTCATCGAGGACGTCGCCGAGGACCACGCCGTGTTGCTCGTCGAGCACAACATGGACATCGTGATGGACGTCTCCGAGCGGGTCGTCGTCCTCCACCAGGGTGCTGTCATCGCCGACGGCCCACCCGAGGCGGTCCGTGCCGACCCCGACGTCCAGTCGGCGTATCTCGGCGGGTACGAGCCCGGCAGTCTGGACGAGGGCGACGAGTCGACCGGCGAGGGGGGTGTGGCATGA
- a CDS encoding ABC transporter substrate-binding protein, which translates to MRDYATRRRVLGALGAGLTGLAGCVSEDGGSGDGSSGSDGSDGGSDMNGDGDSSSDGGSTGDGSSGTTSVSIGMLQPLAGDLAYYGQQSLWGFLSGLAYKAGDTPPAEPSTGELTMTVDDVEYTIYVRDTQFSADTAQTAATTLVEDQGVDILAGCASSASASRVVTTVVNQASVPMMVGPAASAGITSNSETCGDLVYRASENTAMDARSGGKYVANETDVSRVYLFGADYSFGRAVVNNYKAVLQNEGVEIVGERFVEQGYAEWEGLLDNAEEAGAEGVVGGFTVATLPNMFNAFLSGDYSYRVFGGYATRITNSVVGGTMQNVLGEPLTTEKIRNSKLGPFTTRYHWNQYDNEINNSFVDTYTDTYGVVPDLFTSGTFTGASAIHQAVQEGGSSEGADIANALKGMTVTDTPKGEGGYTFQEYNNQARSAMTVADPIPTTDEWADNWGAAIMPGEPLSRIGADETTIPADSDQMDCSL; encoded by the coding sequence ATGAGAGATTATGCCACACGACGCCGTGTACTGGGCGCACTCGGTGCCGGACTGACCGGTCTCGCCGGCTGTGTCAGCGAAGACGGTGGGAGCGGTGACGGGAGCAGCGGGAGCGACGGCAGCGACGGAGGTTCCGACATGAACGGCGACGGAGATTCATCGAGTGACGGCGGCAGTACTGGCGACGGATCGAGCGGGACGACGAGCGTCTCGATCGGGATGTTGCAACCGCTCGCGGGCGATCTGGCCTACTACGGCCAGCAGTCGCTGTGGGGGTTCCTCTCGGGGCTGGCCTACAAAGCCGGCGACACCCCGCCCGCCGAGCCGAGCACCGGCGAGTTGACGATGACCGTCGACGACGTGGAATACACTATCTACGTCCGGGACACGCAGTTCTCGGCCGACACCGCACAGACGGCCGCGACGACCCTCGTCGAGGATCAGGGCGTCGACATCCTCGCGGGGTGTGCCTCCTCGGCGTCGGCGAGTCGCGTCGTCACGACCGTGGTCAACCAGGCCAGCGTTCCGATGATGGTCGGGCCGGCGGCCTCCGCGGGGATCACCTCGAACAGCGAGACCTGCGGTGATCTGGTCTACCGCGCCAGCGAGAACACGGCGATGGACGCCCGCTCGGGCGGGAAATACGTCGCAAACGAGACTGACGTCTCCAGGGTCTACCTCTTCGGGGCCGACTACAGTTTCGGCCGTGCGGTCGTCAACAACTACAAGGCCGTCCTCCAGAACGAGGGCGTCGAGATCGTCGGCGAACGGTTCGTCGAGCAGGGCTACGCCGAGTGGGAGGGGCTGCTCGACAACGCCGAAGAGGCCGGTGCCGAAGGCGTCGTCGGCGGATTCACCGTCGCGACGCTGCCCAACATGTTCAACGCCTTCCTTTCGGGGGACTACTCCTACCGCGTGTTCGGCGGGTACGCGACCCGCATCACCAACAGCGTCGTCGGCGGGACGATGCAGAACGTCCTGGGCGAACCGCTCACGACGGAGAAGATCCGGAACTCGAAGCTGGGGCCGTTCACGACGCGATACCACTGGAACCAGTACGACAACGAGATCAACAACTCATTCGTCGACACCTACACGGACACCTACGGCGTCGTCCCGGACCTGTTCACGTCGGGGACGTTCACCGGCGCGTCGGCGATCCACCAGGCCGTCCAGGAAGGCGGCTCCAGCGAGGGTGCCGACATCGCGAACGCGCTCAAGGGGATGACCGTCACGGACACGCCGAAAGGCGAGGGCGGTTACACCTTCCAGGAGTACAACAACCAGGCCCGGTCGGCGATGACCGTCGCGGACCCCATCCCGACGACCGACGAGTGGGCCGACAACTGGGGCGCAGCGATCATGCCCGGTGAACCCCTCTCGCGGATCGGCGCCGACGAGACGACGATCCCGGCAGACAGCGACCAGATGGACTGCTCGCTGTAA
- a CDS encoding helix-turn-helix domain-containing protein, giving the protein MIDIALDMEQYDCPFIDTTADHEMAFAAMQWEFDQNVRELETRMVVEADDRDALDAGLEELQTHQNMNDFSLLRRQGEVAGIRTVIEETTAMQTIRDNDGYITGPFHIEAGSEVWHVGFDTSRDADRTLSELDRDNEFDVVERENTGLPELQDVVQNAGAAMTLVNGCRDLSETERETLETAVSEGYFESPRGATLGTLADEFGVSKPAVSKNLRRGERKMIERVVEALEDIDE; this is encoded by the coding sequence ATGATTGACATTGCCCTGGACATGGAGCAGTACGACTGTCCGTTCATCGACACCACTGCCGACCACGAGATGGCCTTCGCAGCGATGCAGTGGGAGTTCGATCAGAACGTCCGCGAGCTAGAGACGCGGATGGTCGTCGAAGCCGACGACAGGGATGCACTCGATGCGGGATTGGAAGAGTTACAGACACATCAGAACATGAACGACTTCTCGCTACTGCGTCGGCAGGGCGAGGTGGCCGGGATCAGGACGGTTATCGAGGAGACCACGGCGATGCAAACGATCCGGGACAACGACGGCTACATCACCGGGCCGTTCCACATCGAGGCCGGCAGCGAGGTCTGGCACGTCGGCTTCGACACGAGCCGGGACGCCGACAGGACCCTCTCGGAACTTGACCGGGACAACGAGTTCGACGTGGTCGAGCGGGAGAACACCGGTCTCCCGGAACTCCAGGACGTCGTCCAGAACGCCGGCGCGGCGATGACGCTGGTCAACGGCTGTCGGGACCTCTCGGAGACGGAACGGGAGACCCTGGAGACCGCTGTCTCCGAGGGCTACTTCGAGAGTCCGCGTGGCGCGACACTGGGGACCCTCGCCGACGAGTTCGGTGTCTCGAAACCGGCCGTCTCGAAGAACCTCCGGCGGGGCGAACGCAAGATGATCGAACGCGTCGTCGAGGCCCTAGAGGACATCGACGAGTAA